The proteins below are encoded in one region of Sphingobacterium sp. R2:
- a CDS encoding AAA domain-containing protein, with translation MSSKIFLQSLQSKLKGGNARSIHLNALPGRLATRLDLQQLDLIEDGLAKLFLDTLLTKAHVEFKISFDTIDLNEKDAETQKKLTLISKRLNSIIIENEDYFKEHGMKTLGFGYPILIKRSSKDPSKIIKAPLFIWQLEAVKSKNKVNEWSFLRNKVVQANGKIVDSDIHPISINEVLLSFIKSEDDITLPNLANEALEDSLIDSNELVNACAEVLEALNANSIEQILEVLRKNFETAINVLPEASQIDAIANNKAYIHFGGIFGLFRAQKESIITDISRLLDRFDTFEFDELKVENLSTTPFSAVETDPSQQAIISALGNEPNQIIQGPPGTGKSQSLTALITNALANGLKCLVVCEKKTALDVIKANIERTNPQIGALVGVIDDVNDAREAIVDSVRERQIAVPFHISVRQAQNQYDTIKSKLKESAERINAQHAALAETVYGDKSWPQIVGRYLALLKNFNQVPLKNIISKEDFNFAQDDTELERTLVVLKHSHNLYKQSHQVHSIFSPLSDDLFLDQQVGPSRVRIEDFIAYAHKQIPTIEQVITELQVIGKQWADDFLSGIPAIMQQDFKPYLAFCIGDSVKEDELPSTFPQEQRINEIVVGLQSVRIKALQFFKQYDDALQQHYNSYYSLLSHALSTYLGYAESSIAQYGNNLLDNSSAAKFKTSLLSIFSGKHKQIKQTRIELKNRIAQVRSFHVQKNYIEHQYNDHLETTDLSIYLNNIEELRQKAATWKEQYPYTIDSYLANINDHHFHTELSELKAQVAPLLQKLDSIEQMLIADYNIVPTTPVTDINGLIEAVPYLIERVTFQLRHFNHFRDYYAARADAYRNLQNSFDDIESNQLTGNITNGVFLPYTGLQAAQDLCHTIKHTMTMFNERVSDFRSYHEWKSFFLSVDEVQQKLITRISIHLKDHWADAFECWYLYWILTTNEPQELPKSDYQLKQYQQQKQEFNNAQLNSIIALWTEKQADAVGKFKSRGQNINSLFNKKGAKGMRRNSLRTIVNREFELFTDFFPVLLVNPSVCSSILPLQEGIFDVVIFDEASQLRLEDTYAALIRGKAKIVSGDKHQMAPSSYFEGSGALLDPIDDETKDSEDEFSDRTALQAAQLNLADSESLLAYAVDKGFVESYLKVHYRSKHPYLIDFSNHAFYGNRLMPVPAKEHYTPIEYLQIDGLYEGQVNKQEALKVVELLQQIMKDAKDSIPSVGVATFNIYQRNLILEELSAVRQHDPVFDSLMAQAGESFFVKNLENIQGDERDIIILSTTFGRKADGSFSQNFGPIIQGKGHRMLNVIITRARSKVYVCTSFPQEYVGQYPNLIQQNGNKGRGIMYAYFTYAKAVSEGNDDLRKGILELLSQYCTDKLYEPAEFSLGSESPFEDEVFEQLAQHIGTDRLEQQHSLGGFRIDIVVKSKISHKPIIAIECDGAKYHNSREAYAWDSFRQEQLERYGFIFHRIWSIKWWDDANGELERLIDFIRQQDQEEANLGNHVHVATKINISDN, from the coding sequence ATGTCATCCAAGATTTTCCTGCAATCATTACAGAGTAAATTAAAAGGCGGCAACGCGCGCTCTATTCATTTAAATGCATTGCCAGGGCGGTTGGCCACCCGGTTAGACCTCCAGCAGCTTGACCTCATCGAGGATGGCCTCGCCAAATTATTTTTGGATACGTTGTTGACCAAAGCACACGTTGAATTTAAGATTTCATTTGATACAATAGACCTTAATGAGAAAGATGCGGAAACTCAAAAGAAACTGACCTTAATTTCGAAACGACTGAACTCGATCATCATAGAAAATGAAGATTATTTTAAAGAACATGGGATGAAGACCCTCGGATTCGGCTATCCTATTCTTATAAAAAGATCTTCAAAAGACCCCTCGAAAATCATAAAAGCCCCATTATTCATTTGGCAACTAGAGGCCGTTAAATCTAAAAACAAAGTCAATGAATGGTCGTTTTTGCGAAATAAGGTGGTTCAAGCGAATGGAAAAATAGTGGATTCAGATATTCACCCCATTAGTATCAACGAGGTCCTCCTTTCTTTTATCAAAAGTGAAGATGATATTACTCTCCCCAATCTTGCTAATGAAGCCTTAGAAGACTCACTGATTGATAGCAACGAACTAGTGAATGCTTGTGCTGAAGTACTGGAAGCGCTCAATGCGAATAGTATAGAGCAGATACTTGAGGTGCTACGCAAAAACTTTGAAACAGCTATTAACGTATTACCCGAAGCATCCCAGATAGATGCTATCGCCAATAACAAAGCTTACATTCATTTTGGTGGTATTTTTGGTTTGTTCAGAGCGCAAAAAGAGAGTATTATCACCGACATTTCCCGCTTATTGGATCGCTTCGATACTTTTGAATTTGATGAGCTTAAAGTGGAAAATCTATCGACGACACCTTTCAGTGCCGTAGAGACCGACCCAAGCCAACAGGCCATAATAAGTGCTCTCGGAAATGAACCGAATCAAATAATTCAAGGCCCTCCAGGGACGGGCAAAAGTCAATCATTAACTGCACTGATAACAAATGCTCTTGCCAATGGACTAAAGTGTCTGGTCGTCTGCGAAAAGAAAACAGCGCTTGATGTGATCAAGGCAAATATCGAACGTACAAATCCTCAGATCGGCGCTCTAGTAGGTGTAATTGATGATGTGAACGATGCCCGTGAAGCAATCGTAGATTCTGTCAGAGAACGTCAGATCGCAGTTCCGTTTCACATCTCAGTAAGGCAGGCTCAAAACCAGTATGATACGATAAAGTCAAAACTCAAGGAATCAGCTGAACGTATCAACGCACAGCATGCTGCCTTAGCTGAAACGGTCTACGGAGATAAAAGTTGGCCGCAGATCGTCGGACGGTATTTGGCTTTATTAAAAAACTTTAACCAAGTGCCGCTCAAGAATATTATATCGAAAGAGGACTTTAATTTTGCTCAGGATGACACAGAACTGGAAAGGACACTGGTTGTTTTGAAGCATAGCCATAATTTATATAAACAATCGCATCAAGTTCATTCCATATTTAGCCCACTATCAGACGATCTATTTTTAGATCAACAGGTTGGACCATCACGTGTAAGAATTGAAGATTTTATTGCATACGCTCATAAACAAATTCCAACTATTGAGCAGGTTATTACTGAACTTCAAGTAATTGGAAAGCAGTGGGCTGATGATTTTTTGAGCGGCATCCCCGCAATAATGCAGCAAGATTTTAAGCCCTATTTAGCATTTTGTATTGGAGATTCAGTGAAGGAAGACGAATTACCCTCTACTTTTCCTCAGGAACAGCGAATCAATGAAATTGTCGTAGGATTACAATCTGTTCGGATTAAAGCACTACAATTTTTCAAGCAATATGATGATGCTTTGCAACAACATTACAACAGCTATTATTCATTGCTAAGCCATGCACTATCAACTTATCTTGGCTACGCTGAGTCAAGCATTGCGCAATATGGTAATAACTTATTAGATAATAGTAGTGCCGCAAAATTTAAAACAAGCTTGTTGAGTATATTCTCGGGAAAGCATAAGCAAATAAAACAAACGAGAATTGAATTAAAGAATCGCATCGCGCAGGTAAGATCATTCCATGTTCAGAAAAATTATATTGAACATCAATATAACGACCATTTGGAAACGACCGATTTATCCATTTATCTCAACAATATTGAGGAACTACGACAAAAAGCAGCGACTTGGAAAGAACAATATCCTTATACGATAGATAGCTATTTGGCTAATATTAATGATCATCATTTTCATACTGAACTGAGTGAACTAAAAGCGCAAGTAGCTCCCCTACTTCAAAAATTGGATAGTATTGAGCAAATGCTGATCGCTGATTACAATATCGTTCCAACAACCCCAGTTACTGATATCAACGGCTTGATTGAAGCAGTACCTTATCTAATTGAGAGAGTTACTTTCCAATTAAGGCATTTTAATCATTTTCGTGACTATTACGCGGCACGCGCTGATGCCTATCGGAATCTACAAAACTCGTTTGACGATATTGAGAGTAACCAGTTAACAGGAAATATAACGAATGGGGTATTTCTGCCGTATACAGGTCTTCAGGCTGCACAGGACTTATGTCATACGATTAAGCATACCATGACAATGTTCAATGAACGTGTGAGTGATTTCCGTAGCTATCATGAGTGGAAATCATTTTTCCTTTCAGTGGACGAAGTGCAACAAAAGCTTATTACCCGAATCAGCATACATCTTAAAGACCATTGGGCTGATGCTTTTGAATGCTGGTATTTGTATTGGATACTCACGACAAATGAACCACAGGAATTGCCAAAAAGCGATTACCAACTAAAACAATATCAGCAGCAGAAACAAGAGTTTAATAATGCGCAGCTGAATAGCATTATTGCTTTGTGGACGGAAAAACAGGCTGACGCTGTAGGAAAGTTCAAATCAAGAGGACAAAACATAAATAGTTTGTTTAACAAAAAGGGAGCTAAGGGAATGCGTCGCAATTCACTCCGCACTATTGTGAACAGAGAATTTGAATTGTTTACAGATTTTTTTCCTGTGCTATTGGTCAATCCTTCCGTCTGCAGTTCGATACTGCCGCTGCAGGAAGGAATTTTTGATGTGGTCATATTCGATGAGGCCAGTCAGCTGCGTCTCGAAGATACGTACGCGGCCCTGATCCGAGGGAAGGCTAAAATTGTGTCCGGTGATAAGCACCAGATGGCTCCCTCCTCTTACTTCGAGGGAAGTGGAGCGCTGCTTGACCCAATTGATGATGAGACAAAAGACTCCGAAGATGAATTTTCAGATCGGACTGCGCTACAAGCTGCTCAGCTTAACCTTGCAGATAGCGAATCCTTACTCGCTTATGCGGTAGACAAGGGGTTCGTTGAATCTTATCTAAAAGTCCATTACCGCTCTAAACACCCGTATCTCATCGACTTCTCCAATCATGCGTTTTATGGAAATAGGTTAATGCCTGTTCCGGCAAAGGAGCACTACACTCCTATCGAATACTTACAGATTGATGGATTATATGAAGGGCAAGTAAATAAGCAAGAGGCATTGAAAGTGGTCGAATTGTTACAACAGATCATGAAGGATGCCAAAGATAGTATCCCAAGCGTAGGTGTTGCTACGTTCAATATCTATCAACGCAACTTAATCCTGGAGGAACTGAGTGCAGTTCGCCAGCATGACCCTGTATTCGACAGTTTAATGGCGCAGGCAGGAGAATCATTCTTTGTTAAAAATCTCGAAAACATTCAGGGCGACGAACGGGATATTATCATTCTCTCAACGACATTTGGGCGAAAAGCCGACGGCTCCTTTAGTCAAAACTTTGGTCCGATTATACAGGGCAAGGGACATCGCATGTTGAATGTAATCATTACTCGAGCGCGGTCTAAAGTGTATGTATGTACTTCTTTCCCGCAGGAGTATGTTGGTCAGTACCCAAATCTTATCCAGCAGAATGGCAATAAAGGACGTGGTATTATGTACGCTTACTTTACCTATGCGAAAGCGGTAAGTGAAGGGAATGACGATTTGCGAAAGGGCATTCTTGAATTATTAAGTCAGTATTGTACAGATAAACTGTATGAACCCGCGGAATTTAGCTTAGGGTCCGAGTCTCCGTTTGAAGATGAAGTATTTGAACAACTTGCACAGCATATTGGCACAGATCGTTTAGAACAGCAGCATTCCTTAGGCGGTTTTAGGATTGATATCGTTGTAAAATCAAAAATAAGCCACAAACCAATAATCGCAATAGAATGTGATGGCGCAAAATACCATAACAGTCGTGAGGCTTACGCTTGGGACAGCTTCCGCCAGGAGCAACTTGAAAGATATGGATTTATATTCCATAGGATATGGTCCATTAAATGGTGGGATGATGCCAACGGAGAATTGGAGCGACTAATTGATTTTATCCGTCAACAGGATCAGGAAGAGGCAAATTTAGGTAACCATGTGCATGTCGCAACGAAAATCAATATAAGTGATAATTAG
- a CDS encoding DUF4382 domain-containing protein, whose product MTLIFSRKDTKLTASRVSTLLYLMGVALLILLVSCHEDDSPAPEQAHLKVKVKSVGDPYDAVHLEIQQLWTRTSAGGGKIEANKRVNILGIRKDSIVAGGYVPHGTLQEVMLKVAPTGNEIIIDDLPYALHTPQAQIIAVNIAADSKLLPNENHTLMLHINLSDFIQETAEGKFVINPNLTAVLD is encoded by the coding sequence ATGACCCTTATTTTTAGTAGAAAAGACACAAAGTTAACCGCCAGCAGGGTTTCTACCCTCTTGTATCTTATGGGCGTGGCCCTCCTCATACTTTTAGTTAGCTGCCATGAGGACGATAGCCCCGCACCCGAGCAGGCGCACTTAAAAGTGAAGGTAAAAAGTGTAGGTGATCCGTATGATGCAGTCCACCTCGAGATCCAACAGCTATGGACCCGCACGTCTGCAGGTGGCGGAAAAATCGAGGCAAATAAAAGGGTAAACATCCTGGGAATTCGAAAGGATAGCATCGTCGCGGGTGGGTATGTGCCCCATGGCACGCTACAGGAAGTTATGCTAAAGGTAGCCCCTACAGGGAATGAAATAATCATAGATGACCTTCCCTATGCTTTACACACGCCACAAGCACAAATTATCGCGGTGAATATCGCAGCCGACAGTAAGCTTTTACCGAATGAAAACCATACATTAATGCTTCATATTAATCTGTCAGATTTTATCCAAGAGACGGCAGAAGGCAAATTTGTAATTAATCCTAATCTCACCGCAGTACTGGATTAA
- a CDS encoding RNA polymerase sigma factor yields the protein MLNYKKYSDYDLLNLFNTDDERVLIEIYDRYWDKMLAVACNRLGNLQEAEECVQDVLCKLWKLRSTFSLQNEKLSSYLARAVRNQTFNIIYQNKQKRQKLAGYSPQEDVIDSISPERKLIIQELQQQIDKAIKNLPPQCQLVFVMNKNEGLTTKEIADKLNLSENTVKSHLKKAKKDLGNNTEFLTIIVFFSIYLR from the coding sequence ATGCTTAATTATAAAAAATATAGCGACTATGATCTCCTGAACCTCTTCAATACCGATGATGAGCGCGTGTTAATAGAAATTTATGACCGATACTGGGATAAGATGTTGGCTGTTGCATGTAATCGCTTGGGCAATCTGCAGGAAGCTGAAGAATGTGTGCAGGATGTGCTTTGTAAACTTTGGAAACTTCGCTCAACTTTCAGTTTGCAAAATGAAAAACTATCCAGTTACCTAGCACGGGCAGTCCGCAATCAGACCTTCAACATCATCTATCAGAATAAGCAGAAACGCCAAAAATTAGCAGGATACAGCCCGCAAGAGGATGTCATCGATTCCATTTCGCCAGAGCGGAAACTTATCATTCAGGAGCTCCAACAACAGATTGATAAGGCCATCAAAAACTTGCCGCCACAGTGTCAGCTTGTTTTTGTTATGAACAAAAATGAAGGCCTCACAACGAAAGAGATCGCTGACAAGCTCAATTTGTCAGAAAATACGGTCAAATCCCACCTTAAAAAAGCGAAAAAAGATCTAGGAAACAATACCGAATTTCTTACAATCATTGTTTTTTTCTCGATTTACCTTCGCTAA
- a CDS encoding FecR family protein, giving the protein MHNDLNYIEDLIVKFQTGIISPQELAELTEWYNSYSDEEVTIVTDEPLQKEQVRERMLSGLLTKIRIDQPAVKTNVYRMQAKLWAASVAVLLILSLLAWFGINRNKHVKSPDFAVQSSSDTILPGGPRAVLLLADGQKVVLDTAQDGIVVDGAIHYADGRSLASNVDLDKMSDLQLYVPKGGVYHITLSDGTQVWLNSDSRLRYPAKFASTEREVALDGEAFFMVKGQFSTKGQRIPFFVKTQRQTVEVLGTQFNVNGYSTQAFAKTTLLEGKVNIHVADQRIILKPGQQASTRGNLTKIKTLDAQMEIAWKEGKFNFDGKSFEETMAEIGRWYDLTIKYNGKIPNVELVGDAYRNEKINLVLRLLDAADVRYQLDIHKRELIIY; this is encoded by the coding sequence ATGCATAACGATCTTAATTATATAGAAGATTTAATAGTCAAATTTCAGACGGGTATAATTTCTCCGCAGGAATTGGCCGAACTCACGGAATGGTACAACAGTTATTCGGACGAGGAGGTGACCATCGTTACTGATGAGCCTTTGCAAAAGGAACAGGTCCGAGAGCGTATGCTGAGCGGTCTACTCACCAAGATCAGGATCGATCAGCCAGCAGTTAAAACCAATGTTTATAGGATGCAGGCGAAACTTTGGGCTGCTTCTGTAGCCGTGTTGTTGATACTTTCATTGTTGGCCTGGTTTGGAATTAACAGAAATAAGCACGTGAAATCTCCGGATTTTGCAGTACAGTCCTCCTCAGATACTATTTTGCCCGGTGGGCCCCGGGCAGTTCTCCTTTTAGCGGACGGGCAAAAGGTCGTGCTAGATACTGCACAAGACGGAATTGTTGTGGATGGTGCGATTCATTATGCAGACGGAAGAAGCTTAGCGAGTAATGTCGATCTGGATAAGATGAGCGATTTGCAATTGTATGTTCCCAAAGGTGGCGTCTATCACATTACCTTATCAGACGGTACACAGGTCTGGTTAAACTCCGATTCACGATTACGTTATCCCGCAAAGTTCGCATCTACTGAAAGAGAAGTGGCGCTAGATGGAGAAGCATTTTTTATGGTAAAAGGGCAGTTCAGCACGAAAGGACAGCGTATTCCTTTTTTCGTAAAGACCCAAAGGCAGACCGTAGAGGTCCTCGGTACACAATTCAATGTCAACGGATACTCCACGCAGGCATTTGCAAAAACAACCTTGTTGGAAGGCAAAGTCAATATCCATGTAGCTGACCAAAGAATTATTCTGAAACCGGGACAGCAGGCCAGCACCCGCGGAAATCTGACAAAAATAAAAACTTTAGATGCGCAGATGGAGATTGCCTGGAAGGAGGGCAAATTTAATTTTGACGGTAAATCCTTTGAAGAAACAATGGCTGAAATAGGTCGTTGGTATGATTTAACGATTAAGTATAACGGCAAGATACCAAACGTCGAATTGGTGGGGGATGCCTATCGCAATGAAAAAATTAACCTTGTACTGCGGTTGCTGGATGCCGCAGATGTTCGTTACCAACTGGATATCCACAAGCGAGAGCTTATTATTTATTAA